Within Lactobacillus sp. CBA3605, the genomic segment GCCGATTTGAGCCAGATGTCAATGATTATCCATCAGACGCATTGGTACATGCGTGGACCCAACTTTTTGAAGTTGCACCCCTTGATGGATGAGTTCATGGAAGAAATTGACAGCCAACTCGATGTCATTTCTGAACGGCTGATTGCGCTTGATGGCAGTCCTTACTCCACCTTAAAAGAAATGGCCGAAAACACTAAGATTCAAGACTGGCCTGGTGAATGGGACAAAACAACCCCAGAACGCCTCGCACACTTAGTTGATGGCTATCGTTACTTGGAAGACCTTTACCAACACGGCATTGAAGTATCCGATGTTGAAAAAGACTTCAGTACCCAAGATATTTTCATTGGTCTCAAAACCGCAATTGAGAAGAAAATCTGGATGATTCAGGCAGAGCTTGGGTCGGCGCCGGAAATTGATGAATAAAATAATATTAAAAAATCGGTAGACTTATGGTAGATTTTAAAATTAAT encodes:
- a CDS encoding DNA starvation/stationary phase protection protein; this translates as MKYTKTKAVLNQLVADLSQMSMIIHQTHWYMRGPNFLKLHPLMDEFMEEIDSQLDVISERLIALDGSPYSTLKEMAENTKIQDWPGEWDKTTPERLAHLVDGYRYLEDLYQHGIEVSDVEKDFSTQDIFIGLKTAIEKKIWMIQAELGSAPEIDE